The following is a genomic window from Deinococcus sp. LM3.
CGCACCCTGGCGTCCGTCCGGGGGATGGGACCACCGACAGGTTAAGAAGCACCCGGCACTTCTTGAACGGACCCGCATCCTGGCCCGGTGAAGACGGGGCTACCCTGTGGGTATGGCTTCAGGTGACGACACACGGACCGCTGTGACCTCCCTGCCCGCGACGGCGGTGCGGGCGGCGCTGGACGTGCTGCCGTACCAGACGGCGGTCCTTGATGGTGACGGAACGATCCTGCTGTGTAACCGCGCGTGGATGGACTTCATGCGTGACAACGGCGGCGACCCTGCCACCTGCGGCCCCGGCGTGAATTACCTGAGCGTCTGCGAGGCCGCCACCGGCCTGTGTGCCGACGAGGGGCAGGAGGTGGCGCAGGGCCTGCGCGCGGTCCTGCACGGCAGGCGCGACACCTTCAGCATCGAGTACCCCTGCCACAGTCCCACCGAGGAACGCTGGTTCCGGTTGAGCGTCACGCCCTTCGACGACGGCCCGCGCCGCTTCCTGCTGGTCGCGCACGAGAACGTCACGGAACGTCGCCACGCCGAGATCCGCGAGGCCGACCTGGACGCCGAGGTCCGTCAGGAGGTCGCGCTGCGGACCGTCACGCTGCGCAACGAGGTGAACGAACTCGACTCGTTCATCGGCGCGGTCTCGCACGACCTGCGCGCCCCGGTCCGGCACATCCAGGGGTTCCTGACGCTGCTGCGCCGCCGCCTCGATCCCAGGCTCGGCGACGAGGACCGCCGCCTGCTGACCGTCATCGACGGCGCGACCCAGCGCCTGAACTCCATGATCGACGAACTGCTGAAACTGGCCCGCGTCACCCAGACGGCCCTGCAGATCCGCGAACTGAACCTCGCGCAGGTCGTCCTGCGGGCCTGGGTGAACATCGCGCCGGAAACCGAGGGCCGCGAGATCGAGTGGGTGGCCGGCGACCTGCCCGTCGTGCGCGGCGACCCGCAACTGCTGACGCTGGCCTTCGAGAACCTGCTGAGCAACGCCGTGAAGTACACCAGCGGCCGGGAACGCGCCAAGATCGAGGTGGGCGCCCGCGACGTCGGGGATCACTGGGTGGTGTTCGTGCAGGACGACGGCGTGGGCTTCGACCCACGCTACACCGAGCGGCTGTTCGGGGCGTTCCAGCGGCTACATTCCGATCAGGAATTCTCGGGCGTGGGCATGGGGCTGGCGAACGTGAAACGCATCGTCACCCGGCACGGCGGGCAGGTCTGGGCCGAGAGTCATCCGGGCGAGGGCGCGACCTTCTACCTCAGTTTCCCCAAACCTGTTCAATGACCGCCCGCTGCCAGCCGTCACGCATGAGGGCGGCCGCACCCCGCGAATGGAGTGCGGCCGCTTCCGGGGCAGGGGGCGTGGGTCAGCCTTCGGACAGGAACAGGTACCGGGCCAGCAGCAGCGCGGCCACGCCGTACAGGATCGGGCTGACGCTGCGGGCGCGGCCCGTCAGGAGTTTCAGGGCGCAGTAGGACAGCACCCCGAAGCTCACGCCGTTGGCGATCGAGAAGGTCAGCGGCATGGCGATGATCGTCAGGAACGCCGGGAGGCTCTCGCTCAGGTCGTCCCAGTCGACGAATTTCACACCTTCCATCATCAGCGCGCCGACCAGGATCAGGGCGGGCGCGGTGGCCGCGCCGGGAATCGCGGCGGCCAGCGGCCACAGGAACATGCTCAGCAGGAACAGCACGCCCACCGTGACGGCGCTCAGGCCGGTGCGGCCGCCCGCGCCGATCCCGCTGGCGCTCTCCACGTACGCGGTCGTGGTGCTCGTCCCCATGAACGCACCGAACATGGCGGCCAGGCCGTCCATGGCGAAGGTGCGCCGCGCGCGCGGCATGTCCCCGCGCTCGTCGAGCACCCCGGCCTTCTGCGCCAGACCGGTCAGGGTGCCGGTCGCGTCGAAGAAATCCACGAAGAAGAACGTGAACACCACGCTCAG
Proteins encoded in this region:
- a CDS encoding ATP-binding protein, coding for MTSLPATAVRAALDVLPYQTAVLDGDGTILLCNRAWMDFMRDNGGDPATCGPGVNYLSVCEAATGLCADEGQEVAQGLRAVLHGRRDTFSIEYPCHSPTEERWFRLSVTPFDDGPRRFLLVAHENVTERRHAEIREADLDAEVRQEVALRTVTLRNEVNELDSFIGAVSHDLRAPVRHIQGFLTLLRRRLDPRLGDEDRRLLTVIDGATQRLNSMIDELLKLARVTQTALQIRELNLAQVVLRAWVNIAPETEGREIEWVAGDLPVVRGDPQLLTLAFENLLSNAVKYTSGRERAKIEVGARDVGDHWVVFVQDDGVGFDPRYTERLFGAFQRLHSDQEFSGVGMGLANVKRIVTRHGGQVWAESHPGEGATFYLSFPKPVQ